In Erigeron canadensis isolate Cc75 chromosome 1, C_canadensis_v1, whole genome shotgun sequence, a single window of DNA contains:
- the LOC122582751 gene encoding inactive TPR repeat-containing thioredoxin TTL3-like isoform X3, translated as MENARKVFDEMGQPNVVDKPDFKELDLMRLTEKDKDKDKDPFRNSRRSSNRSHSGELNAAANPPPYNNITPEKLGSGNRKMMGHRRSYSTGAPLIYSGNTTGSNTTTSTSSTTTTTGSGGSGSGGIGNNVAAAVNSPSTNLLYPTGNICPSGKILKSNMNFRNTTTRTEKLGLGMGTGNYGHGSIIKGGGKSVESNGDVGIIVKKAMVSHDVEEVKVAGNELYKRGNFTEALGLYDRAIAISPENATCRSNRAAALTMLGRLGEAIRECEEAVRLNPGYQRAHQRLASLYLRLGLVERTYHHLSHGQHNDLTELQKLQDVEKHISRCSDARNTGDWKGALRECEAAILTGAESSPQIIACKAEAFLKLHQLENADTVLADLPIIEPFPVTCSKVKFFGMYCEAYVLYIRAHVDMAFGRFETAASCAEKASLIDFGNMEVAMLLKNVTLINRARAQGKDLFSSGRFSEACTAYGEGLKYNLSNSILYCNRAVCWSKLGLWEKSIEDCNLALKIQPNYTKALMRRAVSNAKLERWGEAVRDYEILRKELPGDNEVAESLLRAQEALRLTRGEPSGIDRVTAPVYSSEPPQPSSIKYQNH; from the exons ATGGAGAATGCCCggaaggtgtttgatgaaatgggtCAACCAAATGTAGTTGATAAGCCCGATTTCAAAGAACTCGATCTAATGCGTTTAACTGAAAAAGATAAAGACAAAGACAAAGACCCTTTTCGTAATAGTAGAAGATCATCTAATAGATCTCATTCCGGTGAGTTAAATGCAGCCGCCAATCCTCCTCCTTATAACAATATCACGCCGGAAAAGCTTGGATCTGGGAATCGGAAGATGATGGGCCACCGGAGATCGTACTCTACGGGGGCTCCTTTGATATATTCGGGTAATACCACCGGAAGTAACACTACTACTAGTACTAGCAGCACTACTACCACAACTGGCAGTGGGGGCAGTGGCAGTGGGGGCATTGGTAACAATGTAGCTGCTGCAGTGAATTCTCCCAGCACAAATCTGTTATACCCAACTGGGAATATCTGCCCATCAGGTAAAATACTTAAATCTAATATGAATTTTCGAAACACTACAACCCGAACTGAGAAACTTGGATTGGGTATGGGTACTGGGAATTATGGTCATGGAAGTATAATTAAAGGTGGGGGTAAATCAGTTGAATCAAACGGTGATGTTGGGATTATCGTTAAGAAGGCAATGGTTAGTCATGATGTTGAAGAAGTGAAAGTTGCTGGCAATGAGTTGTATAAAAGAGGGAACTTTACGGAAGCTTTAGGATTGTATGATCGTGCCATTGCCATATCACCCGAAAATGCCACTTGCCGGAGTAATAGAGCAGCCGCATTGACTATGTTAGGGAGATTGGGTGAGGCTATTAGGGAATGTGAGGAGGCTGTGAGGTTGAACCCTGGTTATCAGAGAGCTCATCAAAGATTAGCATCTCTTTATCTCAG GTTAGGACTGGTGGAACGTACCTATCACCATCTTTCTCATGGTCAACATAATGATTTGACCGAACTGCAAAAGTTGCAAGATGTGGAAAAACATATTAGTAGATGCTCGGATGCTAGAAACACAGGTGATTGGAAAGGAGCACTTAGGGAATGCGAAGCAGCCATATTAACTGGAGCTGAATCATCTCCACAA ATAATTGCTTGCAAGGCAGAAGCGTTTTTGAAGCTCCATCAACTTGAAAATGCGGATACTGTTCTTGCTGACTTACCAATAATTGAACCTTTTCCAGTTACGTGTTCAAAAGTCAAGTTCTTTGGCATGTATTGTGAAGCATATGTGCTTTACATCCGAGCTCATGTTGATATGGCATTTGGAAG GTTTGAAACTGCAGCTTCATGCGCAGAGAAGGCCAGCTTGATTGATTTTGGAAACATGGAAGTCGCAATGTTACTGAAAAATGTGACATTAATAAACCGTGCACGTGCTCAAGGCAAGGATCTTTTCAGCTCAGGGAGGTTTTCAGAAGCTTGCACTGCTTATGGTGAAGGGCTCAAATACAACTTGTCAAACTCGATTCTCTATTGTAATAGGGCGGTTTGTTGGTCGAAGCTTGGTTTGTGGGAGAAGTCCATTGAGGATTGTAATCTAGCCCTTAAAATTCAGCCAAATTACACAAAGGCCCTAATGAGGAGGGCAGTTTCAAATGCAAAG CTTGAGCGATGGGGTGAAGCTGTAAGAGACTATGAAATCTTGAGGAAAGAACTTCCAGGTGATAATGAGGTGGCTGAATCACTATTACGAGCTCAAGAGGCATTAAGATTGACCCGAGGGGAACCTTCTGGCATTGATCGTGTTACAGCTCCAGTATATTCTAGTG AGCCTCCTCAGCCTAGCAGTATCAAGTATCAGAACCATTAG
- the LOC122582751 gene encoding inactive TPR repeat-containing thioredoxin TTL3-like isoform X2 produces the protein MENARKVFDEMGQPNVVDKPDFKELDLMRLTEKDKDKDKDPFRNSRRSSNRSHSGELNAAANPPPYNNITPEKLGSGNRKMMGHRRSYSTGAPLIYSGNTTGSNTTTSTSSTTTTTGSGGSGSGGIGNNVAAAVNSPSTNLLYPTGNICPSGKILKSNMNFRNTTTRTEKLGLGMGTGNYGHGSIIKGGGKSVESNGDVGIIVKKAMVSHDVEEVKVAGNELYKRGNFTEALGLYDRAIAISPENATCRSNRAAALTMLGRLGEAIRECEEAVRLNPGYQRAHQRLASLYLRLGLVERTYHHLSHGQHNDLTELQKLQDVEKHISRCSDARNTGDWKGALRECEAAILTGAESSPQIIACKAEAFLKLHQLENADTVLADLPIIEPFPVTCSKVKFFGMYCEAYVLYIRAHVDMAFGRFETAASCAEKASLIDFGNMEVAMLLKNVTLINRARAQGKDLFSSGRFSEACTAYGEGLKYNLSNSILYCNRAVCWSKLGLWEKSIEDCNLALKIQPNYTKALMRRAVSNAKLERWGEAVRDYEILRKELPGDNEVAESLLRAQEALRLTRGEPSGIDRVTAPVYSSAEPPQPSSIKYQNH, from the exons ATGGAGAATGCCCggaaggtgtttgatgaaatgggtCAACCAAATGTAGTTGATAAGCCCGATTTCAAAGAACTCGATCTAATGCGTTTAACTGAAAAAGATAAAGACAAAGACAAAGACCCTTTTCGTAATAGTAGAAGATCATCTAATAGATCTCATTCCGGTGAGTTAAATGCAGCCGCCAATCCTCCTCCTTATAACAATATCACGCCGGAAAAGCTTGGATCTGGGAATCGGAAGATGATGGGCCACCGGAGATCGTACTCTACGGGGGCTCCTTTGATATATTCGGGTAATACCACCGGAAGTAACACTACTACTAGTACTAGCAGCACTACTACCACAACTGGCAGTGGGGGCAGTGGCAGTGGGGGCATTGGTAACAATGTAGCTGCTGCAGTGAATTCTCCCAGCACAAATCTGTTATACCCAACTGGGAATATCTGCCCATCAGGTAAAATACTTAAATCTAATATGAATTTTCGAAACACTACAACCCGAACTGAGAAACTTGGATTGGGTATGGGTACTGGGAATTATGGTCATGGAAGTATAATTAAAGGTGGGGGTAAATCAGTTGAATCAAACGGTGATGTTGGGATTATCGTTAAGAAGGCAATGGTTAGTCATGATGTTGAAGAAGTGAAAGTTGCTGGCAATGAGTTGTATAAAAGAGGGAACTTTACGGAAGCTTTAGGATTGTATGATCGTGCCATTGCCATATCACCCGAAAATGCCACTTGCCGGAGTAATAGAGCAGCCGCATTGACTATGTTAGGGAGATTGGGTGAGGCTATTAGGGAATGTGAGGAGGCTGTGAGGTTGAACCCTGGTTATCAGAGAGCTCATCAAAGATTAGCATCTCTTTATCTCAG GTTAGGACTGGTGGAACGTACCTATCACCATCTTTCTCATGGTCAACATAATGATTTGACCGAACTGCAAAAGTTGCAAGATGTGGAAAAACATATTAGTAGATGCTCGGATGCTAGAAACACAGGTGATTGGAAAGGAGCACTTAGGGAATGCGAAGCAGCCATATTAACTGGAGCTGAATCATCTCCACAA ATAATTGCTTGCAAGGCAGAAGCGTTTTTGAAGCTCCATCAACTTGAAAATGCGGATACTGTTCTTGCTGACTTACCAATAATTGAACCTTTTCCAGTTACGTGTTCAAAAGTCAAGTTCTTTGGCATGTATTGTGAAGCATATGTGCTTTACATCCGAGCTCATGTTGATATGGCATTTGGAAG GTTTGAAACTGCAGCTTCATGCGCAGAGAAGGCCAGCTTGATTGATTTTGGAAACATGGAAGTCGCAATGTTACTGAAAAATGTGACATTAATAAACCGTGCACGTGCTCAAGGCAAGGATCTTTTCAGCTCAGGGAGGTTTTCAGAAGCTTGCACTGCTTATGGTGAAGGGCTCAAATACAACTTGTCAAACTCGATTCTCTATTGTAATAGGGCGGTTTGTTGGTCGAAGCTTGGTTTGTGGGAGAAGTCCATTGAGGATTGTAATCTAGCCCTTAAAATTCAGCCAAATTACACAAAGGCCCTAATGAGGAGGGCAGTTTCAAATGCAAAG CTTGAGCGATGGGGTGAAGCTGTAAGAGACTATGAAATCTTGAGGAAAGAACTTCCAGGTGATAATGAGGTGGCTGAATCACTATTACGAGCTCAAGAGGCATTAAGATTGACCCGAGGGGAACCTTCTGGCATTGATCGTGTTACAGCTCCAGTATATTCTAGTG CAGAGCCTCCTCAGCCTAGCAGTATCAAGTATCAGAACCATTAG
- the LOC122579244 gene encoding uncharacterized protein LOC122579244 encodes MDDIPQVFHPYITNIQNVFGDGNCGYRALAVGLGLNEDNFYEYIRQQMREELQNRYDLYSRIFVIDINSMYQDLCFFGSPCPPEHWMNMPEAGVLIANKLGVIVHSLDKRGSTTIFPFWCGPEDVQHHRTLTNALVNGESHFVMMELQGEYPMSVITPYWTFHHGPCAAGWEIMYRSRLDLYISLCCRKSGVINVFD; translated from the coding sequence ATGGACGATATTCCACAAGTATTTCATCCATACATTACGAATATACAAAATGTTTTCGGTGATGGAAACTGTGGATATCGAGCATTAGCTGTTGGTCTTGGACTTAATGAAGACAATTTTTATGAGTACATTCGGCAACAAATGAGAGAAGAGTTGCAAAATCGATATGATTTATACTCGAGGATTTTTGTTATCGATATAAATTCAATGTATCAAGACTTGTGTTTCTTTGGTTCCCCTTGTCCACCAGAACATTGGATGAACATGCCCGAGGCAGGTGTTTTAATTGCTAATAAGCTTGGTGTGATCGTCCATTCTTTAGACAAGAGAGGCAGTACGACGATTTTTCCGTTTTGGTGTGGTCCGGAAGATGTTCAACATCACAGAACTCTTACAAATGCCCTTGTAAATGGAGAATCACATTTTGTCATGATGGAGTTACAAGGCGAGTACCCAATGTCTGTTATCACGCCATATTGGACATTTCACCATGGCCCGTGTGCAGCCGGATGGGAAATCATGTATAGGTCGCGTCTAGATCTATATATCAGTCTTTGTTGTCGTAAGAGTGGTGTTATTAAtgtatttgattaa
- the LOC122582751 gene encoding inactive TPR repeat-containing thioredoxin TTL3-like isoform X1, which produces MENARKVFDEMGQPNVVDKPDFKELDLMRLTEKDKDKDKDPFRNSRRSSNRSHSGELNAAANPPPYNNITPEKLGSGNRKMMGHRRSYSTGAPLIYSGNTTGSNTTTSTSSTTTTTGSGGSGSGGIGNNVAAAVNSPSTNLLYPTGNICPSGKILKSNMNFRNTTTRTEKLGLGMGTGNYGHGSIIKGGGKSVESNGDVGIIVKKAMVSHDVEEVKVAGNELYKRGNFTEALGLYDRAIAISPENATCRSNRAAALTMLGRLGEAIRECEEAVRLNPGYQRAHQRLASLYLRLGLVERTYHHLSHGQHNDLTELQKLQDVEKHISRCSDARNTGDWKGALRECEAAILTGAESSPQIIACKAEAFLKLHQLENADTVLADLPIIEPFPVTCSKVKFFGMYCEAYVLYIRAHVDMAFGRFETAASCAEKASLIDFGNMEVAMLLKNVTLINRARAQGKDLFSSGRFSEACTAYGEGLKYNLSNSILYCNRAVCWSKLGLWEKSIEDCNLALKIQPNYTKALMRRAVSNAKLERWGEAVRDYEILRKELPGDNEVAESLLRAQEALRLTRGEPSGIDRVTAPVYSSGNYHKLSSMIMLFLL; this is translated from the exons ATGGAGAATGCCCggaaggtgtttgatgaaatgggtCAACCAAATGTAGTTGATAAGCCCGATTTCAAAGAACTCGATCTAATGCGTTTAACTGAAAAAGATAAAGACAAAGACAAAGACCCTTTTCGTAATAGTAGAAGATCATCTAATAGATCTCATTCCGGTGAGTTAAATGCAGCCGCCAATCCTCCTCCTTATAACAATATCACGCCGGAAAAGCTTGGATCTGGGAATCGGAAGATGATGGGCCACCGGAGATCGTACTCTACGGGGGCTCCTTTGATATATTCGGGTAATACCACCGGAAGTAACACTACTACTAGTACTAGCAGCACTACTACCACAACTGGCAGTGGGGGCAGTGGCAGTGGGGGCATTGGTAACAATGTAGCTGCTGCAGTGAATTCTCCCAGCACAAATCTGTTATACCCAACTGGGAATATCTGCCCATCAGGTAAAATACTTAAATCTAATATGAATTTTCGAAACACTACAACCCGAACTGAGAAACTTGGATTGGGTATGGGTACTGGGAATTATGGTCATGGAAGTATAATTAAAGGTGGGGGTAAATCAGTTGAATCAAACGGTGATGTTGGGATTATCGTTAAGAAGGCAATGGTTAGTCATGATGTTGAAGAAGTGAAAGTTGCTGGCAATGAGTTGTATAAAAGAGGGAACTTTACGGAAGCTTTAGGATTGTATGATCGTGCCATTGCCATATCACCCGAAAATGCCACTTGCCGGAGTAATAGAGCAGCCGCATTGACTATGTTAGGGAGATTGGGTGAGGCTATTAGGGAATGTGAGGAGGCTGTGAGGTTGAACCCTGGTTATCAGAGAGCTCATCAAAGATTAGCATCTCTTTATCTCAG GTTAGGACTGGTGGAACGTACCTATCACCATCTTTCTCATGGTCAACATAATGATTTGACCGAACTGCAAAAGTTGCAAGATGTGGAAAAACATATTAGTAGATGCTCGGATGCTAGAAACACAGGTGATTGGAAAGGAGCACTTAGGGAATGCGAAGCAGCCATATTAACTGGAGCTGAATCATCTCCACAA ATAATTGCTTGCAAGGCAGAAGCGTTTTTGAAGCTCCATCAACTTGAAAATGCGGATACTGTTCTTGCTGACTTACCAATAATTGAACCTTTTCCAGTTACGTGTTCAAAAGTCAAGTTCTTTGGCATGTATTGTGAAGCATATGTGCTTTACATCCGAGCTCATGTTGATATGGCATTTGGAAG GTTTGAAACTGCAGCTTCATGCGCAGAGAAGGCCAGCTTGATTGATTTTGGAAACATGGAAGTCGCAATGTTACTGAAAAATGTGACATTAATAAACCGTGCACGTGCTCAAGGCAAGGATCTTTTCAGCTCAGGGAGGTTTTCAGAAGCTTGCACTGCTTATGGTGAAGGGCTCAAATACAACTTGTCAAACTCGATTCTCTATTGTAATAGGGCGGTTTGTTGGTCGAAGCTTGGTTTGTGGGAGAAGTCCATTGAGGATTGTAATCTAGCCCTTAAAATTCAGCCAAATTACACAAAGGCCCTAATGAGGAGGGCAGTTTCAAATGCAAAG CTTGAGCGATGGGGTGAAGCTGTAAGAGACTATGAAATCTTGAGGAAAGAACTTCCAGGTGATAATGAGGTGGCTGAATCACTATTACGAGCTCAAGAGGCATTAAGATTGACCCGAGGGGAACCTTCTGGCATTGATCGTGTTACAGCTCCAGTATATTCTAGTGGTAACTATCACAAACTTTCCTCGATGATAATGTTATTCTTGCTTTAA